Proteins from a genomic interval of Trichoderma breve strain T069 chromosome 2, whole genome shotgun sequence:
- a CDS encoding CRAL/TRIO domain-containing protein, whose protein sequence is MVLALFSRGALRSSVAAGVSSKRSLSDVAITRTGKTILRTEGGRSSLGGHTATVFGATGQLGRYIVNRLARQGCTVVVPFREEMTKRHLKLTGDLGRVIFVEYDLRNTASIEASVRHSDVVYNLVGRDYPTKNFTLEDVHVEGTERIAEAVAKYDVDRYIHVSSHNADVNSPSEFFRTKGRGEIVARNIFPEATIVRPAPVFGFEDNLLLKLASVLNLFTANNMQEKFWPVHSIDVGAALEKMLYDDSTAGKTFELYGPKQYSLAEIAALVDKEIFKKRRHINVPKAILKPAAKVLNDVLWWHTISADEVEREFIDQVIDPEASTFKDLGIEPGDIANFTYHYLQGFRSSNYYDLPPATEKEKKEDKKSQAREVNKQVTTNTYVCDHPTPASSLDGHFRAQRSILYSPLRKPIRTSRDLDLRSSVTYTTGAAIVLAVVTISYLATANLREHPATTATPEDIAIASPPSNSMPDQIAPGHVGNLTPEQEEKLRQLWQAFFQLCGVLEDNASASTNTAAQGKAEPAEAEKKRRFGVFKRKGNEKATTASEAAEDDKYGQTKHFQEVLATNSPEAIRETFWSMVKHDHPDALALRFLRARKWDVDKALVMLVSTMSWRHSDMKVDLDIMANGEEGAVVNLRMGKSFLHGVDKQGRPICVVRVRLHRQGEQCEESLERYTVFLIETARMVLRPPVDTATIIFDMTGFSMANMDYTPVKFMIKCFEANYPESLGAVLVHNAPWIFQGIWKIIRGWLDPVVAAKVHFTNNKGDLQEFIEPSHILKELGGDEDWEFKYVEPVAGENDLMKDVETKAKLLAGREKLVKEYEDATLQWIHKEGESKEVLAKRDELATQLKEDYWRLDPYLRARCLYDRQGILQGGAAANWYEPSRAATADGNGNLDTSINDVD, encoded by the exons ATGGTGCTCGCTCTATTCTCGCGGGGAGCTCTCCGCAGTTCCGTCGCCGCCGGCGTCAGCAGCAAGCGATCCCTATCCGATGTAGCAATCACACGCACTGGCAAAACTATTCTACGGACAGAGGGAGGCCG gtCTTCTCTCGGAG GACATACCGCGACAGTCTTCGGTGCGACGGGTCAATTGGGTCGGTACATTGTGAACCGCCTCG CCCGTCAGGGATGCACCGTTGTCGTCCCTTTCCGCGAAGAAATGACAAAGCGACACCTGAAACTGACTGGTGACCTCGGCCGCGTTATTTTTGTT GAGTACGATCTTCGCAACACTGCTTCCATCGAAGCAAGTGTGAGGCACTCGGATGTCGTGTACAACCTTGTTGGCCGGGACTATCCTACCAA GAACTTTACCCTTGAGGATGTGCATGTGGAAGGAACAGAGCGTATTGCTGAGGCCGTCGCAAAGTACGACGTTGATCGTTACATTCACGTCTCGTCTCACAATGCCGATGTCAACTCACCCTCTGAATTCTTCAGAACAAAG GGACGTGGAGAGATTGTTGCCAGAAACATCTTCCCTGAGGCCACCATTGTGCGACCGGCGCCCGTCTTCGGATTTGAGGATAACCTTCTGCTGAAGCTTGCTTCCGTACTGAACCTATTCACAGCCAACAACATGCAGGAGAAATTCTGGCCAGTCCAC TCCATCGACGTGGGTGCtgctctggagaagatgctgtaTGATGACTCAACGGCCGGCAAGACTTTCGAGCTCTATGGGCCCAAGCAGTACAGCTTGGCAGAGATTGCAGCTTTGGTGGACAAGGAAATCTTCAAGAAGCGACGACACATCAATGTGCCCAAGGCCATCCTAAAACCAGCTGCCAAGGTCCTGAACGACGTTCTGTGGTGGCACACCATCTCTGCGGATGAAGTGGAGCGAGAATTCATTGACCAAGTCATTGACCCTGAAGCTAGCACATTCAAAGATCTTGGTATCGAGCCAGGTGACATCGCCAACTTTACCTACCACTATCTG CAAGGATTCCGAAGCTCTAATTACTACGACCTCCCCCCTGCtacggagaaggaaaagaaggaggacAAGAA ATCGCAAGCACGTGAGGTCAATAAGCAAGTGACCACAAACACTTACGTCTGCGACCATCCAACTCCGGCATCTTCGCTCGACGGACATTTCAGAGCCCAGCGTAGCATCTTATATTCGCCTCTGCGCAAGCCGATCCGGACCAGCCGCGATCTCGATCTTCGCAGCAGCGTCACATACACCACCGGCGCCGCAATCGTTCTCGCCGTCGTCACCATCTCTTACCTTGCGACAGCCAACTTGCGCGAGCACCCAGCAACTACTGCGACTCCGGAAGACATTGCGATCGCTTCCCCGCCATCTAACAGCATGCCGGACCAAATCGCACCGGGGCACGTGGGCAACCTCACCCCAGAgcaggaagagaagctgcgccAATTGTGGCAggccttcttccagctctgTGGCGTCCTTGAGGACAATGCTTCTGCCAGTACGAATACGGCAGCTCAGGGAAAAGCGGAACcggcagaagcagagaagaagaggcgattTGGCGTCTTTAAGAGGAAGGGAAACGAAAAGGCCACCACCGCGAGCGAGGCTGCCGAAGACGACAAGTATGGCCAGACCAAACACTTCCAAGAGGTTCTTGCGACCAACAGCCCGGAGGCAATTCGGGAGACTTTCTGGAGCATGGTGAAGCATGACCACCCGGATGCCCTCGCGCTGCGCTTCCTTCGAGCTCGCAAGTGGGATGTGGACAAGGCCCTGGTCATGTTGGTGTCTACCATGAGCTGGCGACACAGCGACATGAAGGTGGACCTTGACATCATGGCGaatggcgaggagggagcTGTTGTCAAT CTTCGTATGGGTAAAAGCTTCTTGCATGGTGTGGATAAGCAGGGCCGACCAATTTGTGTGGTCAGAGTCCgtctccatcgtcaaggAGAGCAGTGCGAAGAGAGTCTGGAGAGATACACCGTTTTCCTAATTGAAACGGCGAGAATGGTGTTGAGACCACCTGTTGATACAGCA ACCATCATCTTCGATATGACTGGATTTTCCATGGCAAACATGGACTACACTCCTGTCAAGTTTATGATCAAGTGCTTCGAAGCCAACTATCCCGAATCTCTTGGAGCTGTTCTTGTTCACAACGCACCGTGGATCTTCCAAG GAATCTGGAAGATCATCCGCGGCTGGCTGGATCCGGTGGTGGCGGCCAAGGTTCATTTCACGAATAACAAGGGTGACTTGCAGGAATTCATCGAACCCTCGCACATCCTCAAGGAGCTTGGAGGTGACGAAGACTGGGAATTCAAATATGTGGAGCCTGTCGCTGGCGAAAATGACTTGATGAAGGATGTTGAAACCAAGGCAAAGCTTCTCGCGGGCAGGGAAAAGCTTGTCAAGGAGTACGAGGACGCGACTCTACAGTGGATACACAAGGAGGGCGAAAGCAAAGAAGTCCTGGCTAAGAGGGACGAACTGGCAACACAGCTCAAGGAAGACTATTGGAGACTCGACCCATATCTGCGCGCGCGCTGTCTCTACGACAGACAGGGAATATTACAGGGCGGTGCTGCGGCGAACTGGTATGAACCCTCAAGGGCAGCGACTGCtgatgggaatgggaatCTAGACACGTCAATCAACGATGTAGATTAA
- a CDS encoding HIT domain-containing protein, which produces MSCIFCRIIKGEIPALKLFESEKTLAFLDIGPLSKGHALVIPKYHGAKLADIPDDQLSEILPTLKKLVTATGATDYNILQNNGTIAHQQVHHVHFHMIPKPNETEGLGISWPATSGDMEKLKALCEDIKAKM; this is translated from the exons ATGTCTTGTATATTCTGCCGCATTATCAAGG GCGAGATCCCGGCTCTGAAGCTCTTTGAGAGCGAAAAGACGCTTGCTTTCCTCGACATCGGGCCGCTAAGCAAGGGCCATGCT CTTGTCATCCCAAAGTATCATGGCGCAAAGCTGGCTGATATTCCCGATGATCAGCTCTCCGAGATTCTG CCTACtctcaagaagctggtgACGGCTACTGGAGCCACGGATTACAACATCCTCCAAAACAACGGAACCATTGCCCACCAGCAAGTGCATCAT GTCCACTTCCACATG ATTCCGAAGCCCAATGAGACTGAAGGCCTGGGCATCTCCTGGCCCGCTACTAGCGGTGATATGGAGAAGCTTAAAGCTCTGTGtgaggatatcaaggccaagatgtAA
- a CDS encoding complex 1 protein (LYR family) domain-containing protein: MTTRQAALSLYRRSLKLALDWAVHRHLWRGQALYIRSLFEANKKVTDPRQQRALLAETEKLLESWKHPDPYVPPTAPGGSKFERNLPSPILDPPPHHANGH, translated from the exons ATGACGACGCGACAAGCTGCTCT GTCACTATACCGTCGCTCATTGAAGCTTGCGCTGGACTGGGCTGTCCATCGTCACCTATGGCGAGGCCAGGCGCTCTATATTCGGTCCCTGTTTGAGGCCAACAAGAAGGTCACAGATCCCCGGCAACAGAGA GCCCTGTTAGCGGAGACAGAAAAGTTACTCGAAAGCTGGAAACACCCCGACCCATACGTTCCGCCAACCGCACCAGGAG GATCCAAATTTGAGCGAAACCTACCATCTCCGATCTTAGACC CTCCCCCACACCACGCGAATGGGCATTGA